The Acidithiobacillus sp. genome contains the following window.
ATCAAGGTGGTGGCCACGCTTGGTGCTTAAATGGCCTGGCGCTCACCCTCAGGGAGAAGGATACAGATGAAGATCAGGCGATTTAACGGGGCGAGCACTCGCGACGTACTGCAGCAGATTCGCACCACCTTGGGTGCCGATGCAGTCATTCTCTCCAACCGGGATGTGGATGGGGGTGTCGAGATCGTTGCGGCCATCGATTTTGATGAAAAACAGTGGACTGAGGTCACGCCAACGCCAAGCTGGCCTGAACCGTTACGCGGAGTTCCGGCAAAATTGCCAGAGGAGAATGTTCTCACCATGAGCACTAAGCCCCCACTAGCTGTCCCTGAACGTGTGGCGCCCATGGCAGTGAGCAGCAGTGCCACCACGGGGGCTACTCCGCTCCGTAACGAGCTTCAGGCCCTGCGGCAATTGGTGGAAAAACGCTGGGGCAGTCTGCGCGCCAGCAAGCAGGCGCGCGAGGTGCTGACGGATATGGGTTTCTCGGCGGGCTGGGCTGCGCAAATCGCGCAGCAGGCCGCAGAGGAGGCCTGGGAGGCGCCACTGCGCGCGGTGCTGGAGGAGCGGGTGGGCTTGAGCGAAAACCCTCTGGATAAAGGTGGAATTTTCGCGGTATTGGGTCCTACCGGCTCAGGCAAAACCACCAGCATAGCGAAACTCGCTGCCGCCCAGGTGTTACGCCATGGACCGCACTCCGTCGCATTGCTGACCACCGATACCTATCGTATCGCGGGCGTCGAGCAGTTGGGGATCTATGCGCGCATTCTTGGCGTACCGCTGGAGGTCATCCGTGGTCCGGAAGACCTTTTCCAGGCCTTGGAGAAGCATTGCCAGAGACCGTGGATATTCATCGATACCATCGGCATGAGCCCGCGTGACCAGCGCTTGGGAGAGCAGTTGCAGTGGCTCGCCGCTTTGGGACCGCAAGCCCATCGTTTTCTGCTCATATCGGCTGGACTGAGCGACAAGAGTTTATCGACGGTTCTGGCACCATATGCGGATCTTCCCCTGGCAGGAGCCATCCTCTCCAAAGTAGATGAGGCGCCGGCTTTTGGTGGCGCATTGGAGTGGTTGGCACAACATCATCTGCCCATTGCCTATTACAGCGACGGTCAGAAGGTGCCGGAAGACCTCCATGAGGCCCGTTGGGACGCGCTGATTCATATACTGCAATCGGTTCCGGCAGGCGATGCGGTGGCTAGCACTGCCCATAATCGCTATCATGGCGCCTGAAATGCAGGGGTCCTCAATGATTGAGACCCGACTGGATCAGGCGGAGGGGCTTCGAAGGATGCGTGCGCGTAAACCAGTCAAGGTGATTGCCGTCGCCAGCGGTAAAGGCGGGGTGGGCAAGACCAATGTCGCTGTTAATCTGGCTATCGCTCTCGCCCAGAAGGGCGAGAAACCCCTGCTTTTCGACGCCGACCTCGGTCTCGGCAATGTGGATATCCTGCTCGGCCTCAGTCCTCGCTATAACCTCTCTCATGTGATTTCTGGTGAAAAATCCATTGAAGAAGTGCTCGTCAATGGCCCTCAGGGCATTCGCGTGTTACCTGCAGCCAGCGGTATCGCGCGCATGGCGGTTCTGGATGGCCTGGCTCAGGCGAGCCTGATTCAGGCTGTGAGCAACCTCGATATTGACGTTGATTACCTGCTGATTGATCTTGCTGCTGGCATTGCGGGTGATGTACTGACCTTCAGCTGCGCCGCCCAGGATGTCGTTGTTGTGGTTTCCAATGAGCCGGCTTCCATCACCGACGCCTACGCCCTCATTAAGTTGCTCAGCCGTGATCACGGTGTGCGGCGTTTCCGGGTGCTGCCCAATATGGTGCGTGACCAGCGCGAAGGTCAGATGCTCTTTCAGCGCGTCGCCGCAGTGGCGGACCGTTATCTCGAAGTCAGTCTTGATCTGATCGGCAGCATTCCCCTGGATCCTGCTCTGCGTAGTGCGGTACGTTCGCAGCGGGCCATTGTCGAACTCTACCCCGACAGTCCTGCCGCCCGAGCGCTGCGTGATCTGGCGACAACAGTGCGTAGCTGGCCCTTGCCAACGGGTCCCGCTGGGCATATCGAGTTTTTCATGGAACGCCTGTTATCGGCAGAAAAATCGCTGCAGAGCTTATGAGTGCCGGAATGGCAGTGGATCGAATGGTACAGCGCAGCGCGCAGGTGGCACGCTATGTGCCCCTGGTGCAGCGTATTGCCCAGCGGATCCGTGCCCGGCTGCCCGCCAATGTCGATGTAGCCGATCTTGTGCAGGCAGGTTTGTTGGGATTGATGGATGCCCTCGATAGCCAGTCGGGAGACGAGAGTGATGCCTTCATCAGTTATGCCAGCATGCGGATTCGTGGCAGTATTCTTGACGAGCTGCGTGCCCAGGACTGGTTGCCCCGCCGTGCGCGTGCCAAGGAGCAATCTATCGGCAGGGCTATGGCCCGTCTGGAACAACATCTCGGACATCCGCCCAGTGATGAGGAAATTGCCAAAGATCTGGGCTGGACGACGGCGGCTTACCAGGCCGCGTTGCGTGAGAGTGGCGGTCAGATTCTTTATCTCGAAGATCTGGCAGCGGACAATGACGCTTTTGTCGGTCGCTACCTCCGCGACGCTGCGGACGATATTCAGGCGGTGCTGGTATCTGAAGAATTTTCCCGCGATCTCCAGCGCGGTATCCGCACTTTACCAGAGAAAGAGCAGCTGGTCCTTGCGCTTTATTATCAGGACGAACTCACGCTGAAAGAGATTGGCAGCGTATTGGAGGTCAGCGAATCCCGCGTCAGCCAGATTATGCGGCAAGCGGTCCTGCGTTTGCGTGCCACTCTGGGAGACTGGCATGACGACGGGTTTTGAGGGCTGCTCATTCGCTGGTCCCCAGAAGGGAGCAAAATCGTGGATTTTTTGACGCTGATTGGTCTGGTGGTGGCTTTCGGTGGTATTTTTGTTGGCCAGCTTCTGGAAGGTGGTAAGCTCAGTTCCATCCTTCAGCTCACTGCCTTCATCATCGTTATCGGCGGTACCATGGGTGCGGTGATGGTGCAATACACCATGCCCGTGTTCGTTCGCTCTCTGAAGATGGTGCCCTGGGCGGTGCTGCCCCCCAAAACCGATCCTCAGCCCGTCATCGCGCAAATTCTGGAATGGAGCAATACCGCCCGTAAAAACGGACTACTAGCGCTGGAAAGCCTGATCGAGGATGTCAATGACCCGTTTTTACAAAAAGGCTTACAGATGCTGGTCGATGGGGCGGAACCGGGGAAAATCCGGGCTACCCTGGAGGTCGATCTGGATTCCCGCTCGGAGATGGAGCGGCAGGCGGCCAAAGTTTTTGAATCGGCGGGTGGGTACTCGCCGACTATCGGTATTCTTGGCGCCGTGCTGGGCCTGATTCATGTCATGGAAAATCTCGCAGACCCGGCCAAACTTGGAGCGGGCATAGCAACGGCTTTCGTTGCAACCATCTACGGTGTGGGGTCTGCCAACCTGCTTTTTCTCCCCATATCGAACAAGATCAAAGGTGTCGTACATCAGCAAACCTATCTACGTGAGATGATCATCGAGGGGCTGGTTGGGATAGCGGAAGGTGAAAATCCCAAAATCATTGAAGGGCGACTGCAAAGCTTTTACGCACGCTGAATGCTAACCCATGGAACACGAATAGTTATTGCGCTAGTCTGCAAGGTCTATATGTTTTACATGATATCTGGAGTACAGCGTTTATGGCCGATTTTCCGCTTAAACCCATTGAGCGTGGTGCCCAGCCCGTGGAGCCTTTGTGCCCGATTTTCGACAAAAGACGGGAGAACAATACGCGGCGACCCCGATTGTCGCCTCGGCGCGAAGAAGAAGCGCCGGAAGAGGGGCATCAGATTGATGAACTGGTTTGAACGACTGCATAGGGCTGACTGCCCGGCAATTTATTTCAGTGAGTCAATGAATGGGGTGTTATTTTCCCGTGCGCTACGGAATCAGGCGCACCTGATTCCGTCCACCCTGTTTCGCCCGATACAGAGCAACGTCAGCAATCGCCATTCTTTCCGCGGGGGACATGTGGTGGGCGAGGGCGGTGATACCTATGGATAACGTAATAGTCAGCAGGTGGCCATCGACTGTCTGAAAAGGGTCGGCGGCGACGGTTCGACATAGGCGCTGCGCCGCAAGCAAAGCGCACTCCGTGCCAAGCCCTGGGAAAATTGCCAGAAACTCCTCACCACCATAGCGGTACAAGCCATCATAATGACGCAAAGCAGCGCGCAGACGTCGCGCGATTTCCCGCAAAATCGCATCTCCAGCAGGATGTCCGTAGGTGTCATTGAGCGTCTTGAAGTGATCCACATCTATCATCGCGATAAAACCGTTAGCGCCGCGATCGACCAGCGCCTGTTCACGTACTAAGTCCTGCTCCATCCGGCGCCGGTTTGGTAGGTTGGTGAGTATGTCTATCTCCCCCAGATTTTTACTAAAAGCGACGATCTCCTCAAAGCATTGCTGTTCCAAAGCACTGGCGGCGCCTATGACGGGGACGAACTCCGGGATGGGACAGTTTTTTGACGCTTCTTCAGAATGAATATGCAGTTGATGCAAAATCTCATGGCAGGAAGCCTGTAAACTATGCCAGCAGGCTTTGTGGGCTTGCGGTATGCGCGCTTCAGGCCCATGCAAGGCCTGTAAAACCATTTGTTCCGCGCGGCGCGGCAATTTTTTGCCTTGTAGATGTTCCTGCAACCAAGTTTGCCAGAATGTTTTCCAAGAGTTGTAAAAAAGAATTAAATCATCGAGGTATATGCTTTCGTCGGCGATATCTCGTGTCTCACTCCCGGAACGTGGGGCATTCTGCGATCGGGCTGTCATGGAAGTTCCTCCGGTTTTATATTCACAAGCAATAAGCAGGCCATGATAGGCACAGCGCACGCGTTTTTCCGCATCTCTGATCATGCCTTCATGAGCGGGGGTAGTACCGCTGGCCTTGCGCCGTCTACCATTTCAGTTTTCCCTGTGACGTGTCGTTATTCCTCCTGAGAAGAAGCGGGAGAAAAGTGTTATGCAGCATATACCCAAAAAATCGGCACAGGATTTCTCTACAGCGGTGCCGTATTTTTCGTCCGATGGCCTTGTTTTGCTGGGACTGGAGGGTGTTGAAAAATACATACGCCGGATTCGACGGGCGTTGGAGCGTCGGGATTTCGCCGCAAAGCAGCGCGCGATGGAGCGGGTTCAGCAGATCGTTCAGCATCTGTTGGTCACTCTGGACGACAATCTCCCATCCCCCCACCTGCGGCGCCTCGATAGTCTCTATCGGTACCTTTTGCTGAAACTGGCGTATATAAATTTATTCAATGATATACAGGAGATTGCCGGATGCGCCACGATCCTTGGCGACCTGCGTTTGGAATGGTCAGCAATCTTCCATCCTTCCGAAAGAAACGATTTGTGCAGGCGGAGCCAAGTCGACCTGGCAAGATTTTTACTTGGCTGAACGACAAGGATCGGGTATATAAGCGTTAGGTAGAAGGTCAGTTCTCTCAGATATCGACAGTCAAGGAAGCCATGGCAGAAGAAAAGAAGCCGGGGAAAAGCAGTCGGGTGATCATCCTCATCATTGCGATTGTCGTGTTGCTCATCATCGCGGCAGGGGGCACTTGGTGGTTTGTCCTGCGCCCAGCGACCGCGCCCACGCCTGCACAAATCGCCAAGGAAAGGTTGCGGGACACCAAGTTTATTGATCTCGGTTCTCTCGTCACCAATCTGCAGAGCAGTGACGGCAGTACGCATTATATTCAGGTACAGATACAGTTGAAAACCTATAATACTGTCGTCGAAACTTCAGTAAAATCTTTTATGCCCGAAATTCGTAATGGTATTTTGATGCTGCTCAGTGCCCAGAATGCTGACAAGGTCAGTGAGCCCGCAGTGCGTGATCAGTTGCTGCAAGAGATAAAGCAGCAAGTGAATACGACGTTGGAGACCGACGGAGGGGTGCAGAAAGTGCCTCCGACTGAGAAGAATCCGCCCATTGCCGCCGTTTACTTTGCCAGTTTCGTTGTCCAGTAAGTAGATGATGACATCATGTTTTTACTAATCGGTTATGTCATTGCACTGGGCGCCATTTTTGGCGGATTCACGTTGGAGGGTGGCCAACTCGCCGCCCTTGTCCAGCCCTATGAATTGCTCATGATTGGCGGCGGGGCATTCGGCGCGTTTTTTGCCGCCACTTTTCCGAGGACTTTTAAATCAGTATTCAAAGCGTTGCCACGGGCATTTAAAGGTTCTAACTATACCAAAGCCGTCTATATGGAGCTGCTCAGTTTGCTCAATGAGCTGTTTGCAAAAATCCGACAGGGCGGATTGATGTCTATTGAAGGCGATGTGGACGATCCGCAATCCAGTGAGCTCTTTAAAAAATACCCTCGCATTCTCGCTGATCATCATGTTCTGGAGTTTATTACGGATTATTTGCGGCTTATGGTGGGCGGAAATCTGGGAGCATTCGAGATGGAAAATCTCATGGATGTGGACATAGATACGCATCATCGTGAGCAGGAAATTCCCATCCACGCATTGACACGCACTGCGGATGGTATGCCAGCGTTCGGGATTGTGGCGGCAGTGATGGGCGTGGTAAATACGATGGGCTCCGTGGATAAGCCACCGTCCGTATTGGGCGAACTGATCGCCGCCGCACTGGTGGGTACTTTTCTCGGCATCCTGCTGGGTTATGCTGTGGTATCGCCTTTGGCGGCGCGCCTTGAAGATCGCGCTGCTGAGGCCAGCAAAATGTTTGAGTGTATCAAGGTGGCCTTGCTGGCGACGATGAATGCCTACCCCCCTCAGGTGGCTGTCGAATTCGGACGCAAGGTGCTTTATTCGACGGAGCGTCCCAGTTTCCAGGAGCTGGATTCACATTTGCGTGATTTGAAAGGCAAGTAGTGCATTTATGGCCGGTGACGACAAAACCAAACCGATAGTCATCAAGCGTATCAAAAAAGGCGGTGGCGCTCACGGTGGTGCGTGGAAAATTGCCTACGCTGATTTTATTACCGCGTTGATGGCGTTTTTTCTGTTGATGTGGCTCTTGGGATCTACCACAAAAGCGCAATTGCAGGGTATTGCCCAGTGGTTTAAGAATCCTGAGCAAGTGTCGCTGATGGGCGGGCCGGGTAGCGGATCATCCAACTCGATCCTGCCGGGTGGTGGAAGTAATTTGAATAAAACGGTCGGAGAGGTGCAGCGGGGTCAGAAACGGCAGGTCATGGCGAGTAATGAAACACCGGTCAACCGCGCGGAGCGTATTGATCAGCACAACCTCGAACAGCTTCAGAAGGCGCTGGATGCGCAAATTGCCAGTAAACCGGCACTGGCGGCATTCCGGAAACAGCTGCTTATAAACATCACCCCGGAAGGGTTGCGCATTCAGGTCGTGGATAGTGCTAAAAGATCTATGTTTCCCAACGGGAGTACCATACTGGAGCCCTACGCCCACGCTATTTTCCAGGCTATTGCGCCGACTCTGAATGAGTTGCCCAATGAGATCAGTATAACTGGCCATACCGACGCGTTGCGTTATCTCAATGACGGGAAGGGCTATAGTAACTACAATTTATCCGCAGGCAGGGCGAACGCGGTGCGGCAGACCCTGGTACAAAGCGGGCTGGATGAGAGCAAGATCTTGCGTGTTGTGGGTATGGGCTCGGCGGTGCTGTACGTTCCCAAAGAGCCGAATTCTCCGCTGAATCGCCGAGTAAGTATTGTCGTGCTCAGTCAGGAGGCAGCCAGACGTATTATTTATAATCAGCAGGCAGAAAATAATGTGACATCATCTGATGCCGCGGAGCATGTCTTAACAAAAGCAGGTGCCTTATTTTAAAGCCGCTGCCCAAGCCATGGATTCCAGCGACATGTTGGTGATGTCTGTTACCGATAAGCCGAGTGCGTGACCAGCATTTCGCACCACCTCGATATCACCACTCTCGGCCGCTTCGACGATTAGAAGCAGCATGCCATCCTCCCCCTCATGCTGCAGTATGGCGGCATGCATTTCCTGTGAGAGTCGCAACTCACCCAGCAGTTCAGGCAGCGGTTGATTGAGGCAGGCATCCAGCAGGGAGAGCATACCCGCTAAAAATGAGCGATGCAGTGCCACTGGTTGCGCATCCAGTTTAGGAGAGCGCTCGCGAAGCAGCTCCGCAAGGCGTGCGCGGGTCGCGGCCATCGTCAGCAATGGCGTTTTGCGCGCCCCTTGGCTGGCAAAAAGTAACAACGTTAGCCAGCGTTGCAAGGGTTGCCTGCCCAGTAATATGAGCGCGCGGCGAATACTGTCAATTTCCTGACCTCGGGTCAGCCCTGCAGAATTCAAATAGCGGAGTAACTGAAAAGACAAGCCGGGATCACGGCGAAAAGTTTCTTCAATATCACCGACTGGATTTTCCTCGGCAAGCATGTTTAACAGGTTGAATATGGTAAGTTGATTGGCAGCAAGACTTCTCCCACTGATAATTTCCGGACGCATGAAATAGTAACCCTGGCTATAGTCCACCCCCGCTTCAAAGCAGCGTCGTGCCATGATTTGGGTTTCAACCCGGGTAGCGATAATGGCTGGAATATTGGTTATATCGGCTTTGCGAATTAGTTGTATCCATGCCTCCCATTCCCTGGGTTCATTGAGATACGTATCTATTTTGACGAAATCCACGACCTTGAGTAAGCCGATCTGCCATGGCGCTGCTTCAAAACGATCCAAAGCGAGGCGAAAGCCGCGTTTTCGCAAATTGAGAATATTGTCAATAAACTCCCGTGTTGGCGCTTCGATAATGGTAAATTCTGGGATTATTTGCGTGGCTGGAAAAAGTTCTAAACTTTTTTCATCAAAATTGCTGTTGGTAAAGTTGATAAAGGCTGGTTTTCCGCCGAGTAACTGTTCTATATTGAATACGCTGAATGTTTTTATCAGCACCCTAGCCGAACAGAGGAACGGATCCTCCAGTGGTCCGCTGGCTTCTTCTCTCGCAAATAGTTCATAGCCGATCACCTCGCCATGACGACTCAGAATGGCTTGGCGGGCAACAAGTTCTTGGGCAGCGTCTGGCGTGGGCATGTTTGCAATTTTTGAGTTCATTTCATACCGTCATGAGGCGATCTAACAAGGTCTTCGAGATGCCCGTTACTTCCAGCAGGCGTGCTGTATAAGCGCGGTCCGTGAGATACTGACAGAGATCCAGCATGCGCAGGATGGCTGCTGTTAAAGCGCCTTCGCCGTATTGTTGGGAAACGCCGTGGGTCCCTAATAATTGTGGTAAAGCGGCCCGCAAAAAACTCATGGCAAAGGCGGTATACAGCGGCGGAATGCGTTTTTGCACATTATTGCTGCCCTCTTGATGCTGGGCTTCCAGAAACTGCTGGTCGTGCGGACCGGTGAAGAGATTGCCGAGCCAATGGGTCAGGTGTTGCGGAAAATCCTGATGTGCAGTCGCGAGCCGCTGCTCCACTTCGGGGACGCTCTTCAGATGCTGAAGGAAAAGGGCAACGACCTCCGGCAGCAGCGCCAGTGCCTGGGGTGCAGCAGACTGAAGGAGATGCACATCCGTCTCTTTCAGCCCGGCCATCTGCGCAAAAATCGCCAGGTTCTGATCTTTGTTCACTATTTCTAAGAAATCCATACGCTCTACCCTCTGGTATCCTGCTGATGTTTTACTCTGGTCTGCTGAGATTACACGATATCGGCAAGATTGCCAGAGGTCCATTGGGGACGCTAAAGTTTTGGGAAATTGTGTCGTAGAGTCGATGTGATGTTCCCGTTGTCGAACCCCCTGGATGATTAGGGCGCGATGAAGTCGCGTCCCGGCGAGCGGCTTACAACGTCGGTTGGATCGTATGGATGGTGGCGTTGATGGTTGCGGAAGCGATTCTGCCCGTGATCGCGCTGATCTATACGTATCGACGTTTCATGACGCGGCTTTTGCGCGCAGGGTTTGGTGCGGCACCACGACTTTAATGGTCTGTACCAGGCTGCACCAACCCAATATGCCTAGTAGAAAATCTCTTGATTGAAAGCGTCGTGTTAAATATGTCGGAATATGTGGATATAAATCTGGACACTGAAAGTTGAGCCATGTTACAGAAAAATAGATATTCAATTATAATGGGTGCCTGTTACATTTTCGCCATACCCAGTTTCGCTCAGGCCGAAGCGCCAAAAAATTTCATCCAGAAGAGTGGCATTAGCGGAACTATACGCTCTTGCTACTTCAGTAAACTCTATGGTGCCGCAGCCGAAAACAACATGGATGCTTACGGCCTGGGTGGTATTCTCAACGTAAAAACCGCGCCCGTTTTCGGAGGCTTTATCTTGGGGGCTAGCTTCTTCACTGCCAACGATTTGGGCACACACGGTAATAATCCCAAGCATGTTGACACTACATTGATGGGCATTGCGTCTTCCATTAATGCACTGGGGCAAGCTTATATTCAGTATGTCATGCCTCGCCGCCTGCTGATTCGCATCGGCAACCAGATAATCAACACGCCGTGGATGGGTCCCCGCGATTCACGCATGTTGCCTCAGACCTTCCAGGGCATGTTCGCCCGGATCACCCCTGTTTCTGGATTAAATCTAGAGGCCATGCGCATTTTCCGCTGGAAGAGTCGAACCTCCAGCGATTACTACAAAGACAATCTGTATTATGACACAAATTATTACAACGATCCGCTGTATGACGTGACCGCCGTATTGCCGAAAAATGCTGGGAAGTTCCAGGGTACGCTGGCCTTCGGCGCAACATATAAAGCGAAGGGTGCAGAGGTTCAGGCCTGGTATTACAACTTCTACCAGTTTGCGCAGATGTTTTATGGTAGTGCCGCCTATACCCTAAAAACGGGCGCAGGGTTCTTTCCCTTTGCTGCCGTGCAGTATATGCGAGAATGGCAGGTAAATTCGGTCTTCCAAAAATATGACGCCAAACTCTTCGGACAATCTGGCGGTGTCAATGCGACATTGTGGGGTGGCAAACTGGGTGTGAAAAGTCCTAGCGGTAAAGTGTTTGTGGCATATAATGCCCTTATTCCTCATGCTGGATCCTTTGGTGGGGGTGCCATTATCTCACCCTATGGCAATTATAAGGCCACTTACTCGTCGTTCATAACGGATAACCTGCTGGCCTTTGGTCCCGGACATGCGTGGCGCGTTGCTGCAAGCTATCGACTGTGTCAAAAGCAAATTATTTTAATGGTCGGATATATCCACTTTAATACCAATTATGAGGGTACGACCCACGGCGTTTACCTAGATATGACTTATGTCCCCAAGGTGCTCAAAGGATTTGCCGTCCGTGATCAGGTCGCCATCGATAATGGTTTACAGGCGTATGCAGGCAGATCCTTCATCTACAATCGGATGATGTTGCAGTATGTCTTCTAAAGGATTCATTGATGGGATGGGAAACGAACCTGATCCGGAGTCGCTAAAGTTTTGCGGAGTCGTGCCGTAAGGTTGATGTACCTAATTTCTTACGCAATGCATACAGAGAATAAAATGACGGACAATCTCCCTTTGGATCAGGTGCTTGAGCAGGCGTTTCAGGTGCTGGCGTCCCAGATCAAATCCGGTCGGACACAGATGGAACAGGCGGTTTCTGACATTATGAGCCGCTTCGTCAGGCTCCATGAGCGTCTGGGTAATGCCGTGCGAGCCTCACGCGGCGCGGCGCAGGCCGAAAGGGGAGATCCGGATATGGGCGGTTTGTTCCGCACCAGTGAGGCGGAACTTCTGGGCGTACTCCAACATATCGGCACGGCTACCCAGCAGCATGAGGCGCAGCAACAGGTGATATCGGCACTTTTGTCCCAGATCAATACGTTGGAGCGTATGGCGCAGGATGTGGGAGAAATCGCCTCTCAGACAACGTTGCTCGCGCTCAACGCGGCCATCGAAGCGGC
Protein-coding sequences here:
- a CDS encoding GGDEF domain-containing protein, which translates into the protein MTARSQNAPRSGSETRDIADESIYLDDLILFYNSWKTFWQTWLQEHLQGKKLPRRAEQMVLQALHGPEARIPQAHKACWHSLQASCHEILHQLHIHSEEASKNCPIPEFVPVIGAASALEQQCFEEIVAFSKNLGEIDILTNLPNRRRMEQDLVREQALVDRGANGFIAMIDVDHFKTLNDTYGHPAGDAILREIARRLRAALRHYDGLYRYGGEEFLAIFPGLGTECALLAAQRLCRTVAADPFQTVDGHLLTITLSIGITALAHHMSPAERMAIADVALYRAKQGGRNQVRLIP
- a CDS encoding MinD/ParA family protein, producing MRARKPVKVIAVASGKGGVGKTNVAVNLAIALAQKGEKPLLFDADLGLGNVDILLGLSPRYNLSHVISGEKSIEEVLVNGPQGIRVLPAASGIARMAVLDGLAQASLIQAVSNLDIDVDYLLIDLAAGIAGDVLTFSCAAQDVVVVVSNEPASITDAYALIKLLSRDHGVRRFRVLPNMVRDQREGQMLFQRVAAVADRYLEVSLDLIGSIPLDPALRSAVRSQRAIVELYPDSPAARALRDLATTVRSWPLPTGPAGHIEFFMERLLSAEKSLQSL
- the motB gene encoding flagellar motor protein MotB gives rise to the protein MAGDDKTKPIVIKRIKKGGGAHGGAWKIAYADFITALMAFFLLMWLLGSTTKAQLQGIAQWFKNPEQVSLMGGPGSGSSNSILPGGGSNLNKTVGEVQRGQKRQVMASNETPVNRAERIDQHNLEQLQKALDAQIASKPALAAFRKQLLINITPEGLRIQVVDSAKRSMFPNGSTILEPYAHAIFQAIAPTLNELPNEISITGHTDALRYLNDGKGYSNYNLSAGRANAVRQTLVQSGLDESKILRVVGMGSAVLYVPKEPNSPLNRRVSIVVLSQEAARRIIYNQQAENNVTSSDAAEHVLTKAGALF
- the fliL gene encoding flagellar basal body-associated FliL family protein — translated: MAEEKKPGKSSRVIILIIAIVVLLIIAAGGTWWFVLRPATAPTPAQIAKERLRDTKFIDLGSLVTNLQSSDGSTHYIQVQIQLKTYNTVVETSVKSFMPEIRNGILMLLSAQNADKVSEPAVRDQLLQEIKQQVNTTLETDGGVQKVPPTEKNPPIAAVYFASFVVQ
- the flhF gene encoding flagellar biosynthesis protein FlhF, with translation MKIRRFNGASTRDVLQQIRTTLGADAVILSNRDVDGGVEIVAAIDFDEKQWTEVTPTPSWPEPLRGVPAKLPEENVLTMSTKPPLAVPERVAPMAVSSSATTGATPLRNELQALRQLVEKRWGSLRASKQAREVLTDMGFSAGWAAQIAQQAAEEAWEAPLRAVLEERVGLSENPLDKGGIFAVLGPTGSGKTTSIAKLAAAQVLRHGPHSVALLTTDTYRIAGVEQLGIYARILGVPLEVIRGPEDLFQALEKHCQRPWIFIDTIGMSPRDQRLGEQLQWLAALGPQAHRFLLISAGLSDKSLSTVLAPYADLPLAGAILSKVDEAPAFGGALEWLAQHHLPIAYYSDGQKVPEDLHEARWDALIHILQSVPAGDAVASTAHNRYHGA
- the fliS gene encoding flagellar export chaperone FliS, translated to MQHIPKKSAQDFSTAVPYFSSDGLVLLGLEGVEKYIRRIRRALERRDFAAKQRAMERVQQIVQHLLVTLDDNLPSPHLRRLDSLYRYLLLKLAYINLFNDIQEIAGCATILGDLRLEWSAIFHPSERNDLCRRSQVDLARFLLG
- a CDS encoding EAL and HDOD domain-containing protein — encoded protein: MNSKIANMPTPDAAQELVARQAILSRHGEVIGYELFAREEASGPLEDPFLCSARVLIKTFSVFNIEQLLGGKPAFINFTNSNFDEKSLELFPATQIIPEFTIIEAPTREFIDNILNLRKRGFRLALDRFEAAPWQIGLLKVVDFVKIDTYLNEPREWEAWIQLIRKADITNIPAIIATRVETQIMARRCFEAGVDYSQGYYFMRPEIISGRSLAANQLTIFNLLNMLAEENPVGDIEETFRRDPGLSFQLLRYLNSAGLTRGQEIDSIRRALILLGRQPLQRWLTLLLFASQGARKTPLLTMAATRARLAELLRERSPKLDAQPVALHRSFLAGMLSLLDACLNQPLPELLGELRLSQEMHAAILQHEGEDGMLLLIVEAAESGDIEVVRNAGHALGLSVTDITNMSLESMAWAAALK
- a CDS encoding flagellar motor protein produces the protein MDFLTLIGLVVAFGGIFVGQLLEGGKLSSILQLTAFIIVIGGTMGAVMVQYTMPVFVRSLKMVPWAVLPPKTDPQPVIAQILEWSNTARKNGLLALESLIEDVNDPFLQKGLQMLVDGAEPGKIRATLEVDLDSRSEMERQAAKVFESAGGYSPTIGILGAVLGLIHVMENLADPAKLGAGIATAFVATIYGVGSANLLFLPISNKIKGVVHQQTYLREMIIEGLVGIAEGENPKIIEGRLQSFYAR
- a CDS encoding protoglobin domain-containing protein, which translates into the protein MDFLEIVNKDQNLAIFAQMAGLKETDVHLLQSAAPQALALLPEVVALFLQHLKSVPEVEQRLATAHQDFPQHLTHWLGNLFTGPHDQQFLEAQHQEGSNNVQKRIPPLYTAFAMSFLRAALPQLLGTHGVSQQYGEGALTAAILRMLDLCQYLTDRAYTARLLEVTGISKTLLDRLMTV
- the fliA gene encoding RNA polymerase sigma factor FliA; protein product: MSAGMAVDRMVQRSAQVARYVPLVQRIAQRIRARLPANVDVADLVQAGLLGLMDALDSQSGDESDAFISYASMRIRGSILDELRAQDWLPRRARAKEQSIGRAMARLEQHLGHPPSDEEIAKDLGWTTAAYQAALRESGGQILYLEDLAADNDAFVGRYLRDAADDIQAVLVSEEFSRDLQRGIRTLPEKEQLVLALYYQDELTLKEIGSVLEVSESRVSQIMRQAVLRLRATLGDWHDDGF
- the motA gene encoding flagellar motor stator protein MotA: MFLLIGYVIALGAIFGGFTLEGGQLAALVQPYELLMIGGGAFGAFFAATFPRTFKSVFKALPRAFKGSNYTKAVYMELLSLLNELFAKIRQGGLMSIEGDVDDPQSSELFKKYPRILADHHVLEFITDYLRLMVGGNLGAFEMENLMDVDIDTHHREQEIPIHALTRTADGMPAFGIVAAVMGVVNTMGSVDKPPSVLGELIAAALVGTFLGILLGYAVVSPLAARLEDRAAEASKMFECIKVALLATMNAYPPQVAVEFGRKVLYSTERPSFQELDSHLRDLKGK